The Echinicola rosea genome has a segment encoding these proteins:
- the mutS gene encoding DNA mismatch repair protein MutS — MAKAKAKAAKETPLMKQYNSIKAKHPGALLLFRVGDFYETFGEDAVKASKVLDIVLTKRANGAASHIELAGFPHHSLDSYLPKLVRAGNRVAICDQLEDPKDVKGIVKRGVTELVTPGLSFNDNVLDKRRNNYLASVYFNKENLGIAFLDLSTGEFMCAEGKASYIEKLLQSFSPSEIIYSKADKTKAAELLKDDFTTFHCEDWVFQYDYTYEKLTEHFQTANLKGFGIENLEQGIIAAGAILYYLEETEHKEVKHIAAISRIAEEKFVWLDKFTIRNLELVYPQQDGGVPLIQILDQTVTPMGSRMMKKWMVLPLKEKAPIEERLKVVDHFHAEQDLAEEILSHLKHIGDLERLISKVAVARINPREMNQLKKALKNSLPIKELLKKQKNPSLKKLGDQINACEFLLEKIDKELKEDAPMLTHQGNIICDGVDAELDEYRKLSTSGKDYLVQIQQREIQRTGISSLKIAYNKVFGYYLEVSNTHKDKVPPEWIRKQTLVNAERYITEELKEYEDKILHAEEKLVVLEHKYFNLLVQSAVEYVTQIQENARILATVDCLLSFAIVASQNGYCRPKVADTDSLEIRDGRHPVIEKQLPIGEDYVPNDIYLDNSTQQIIIITGPNMAGKSALLRQTALIVLMAQMGSFVPASYARIGIIDKVFTRVGASDNLSKGESTFMVEMTETASILNNLSDRSLVLMDEIGRGTSTYDGISIAWSIVEFLHNHPKFNAKTLFATHYHELNQLAEDFPKVKNFNVSVKEVADKVIFMRKLKEGGSEHSFGIHVAQMAGMPNPVVLRASEIMGHLEKDKDMNQQKEKMNDVPKNNFQLSLFEIDPKFKEAQELLDSIDINTISPVEALLKLNEIKKKLD, encoded by the coding sequence ATGGCCAAAGCAAAGGCAAAAGCAGCGAAAGAAACGCCCCTGATGAAGCAATATAACAGCATCAAGGCCAAACATCCAGGGGCATTGTTGCTTTTTAGAGTGGGGGACTTTTACGAGACATTCGGTGAAGATGCCGTCAAAGCTAGCAAGGTCTTGGACATCGTCCTCACCAAGCGTGCCAATGGTGCCGCCAGCCATATCGAACTGGCCGGTTTTCCACACCATTCGCTGGACAGCTACCTGCCAAAGCTCGTCCGTGCCGGCAATCGCGTGGCCATCTGCGACCAGCTGGAAGACCCCAAGGATGTCAAGGGCATCGTCAAGCGGGGCGTCACCGAGTTGGTCACGCCAGGTCTTTCTTTTAATGACAATGTCCTCGACAAACGCCGAAACAATTACTTGGCATCGGTATATTTTAATAAGGAAAATTTGGGCATTGCCTTTTTGGACTTATCCACAGGGGAATTTATGTGTGCCGAGGGTAAGGCTTCCTATATCGAGAAACTCCTGCAGAGCTTTAGCCCATCCGAGATCATTTATTCCAAAGCGGACAAGACCAAAGCAGCCGAGTTGCTCAAAGATGATTTTACGACCTTCCACTGCGAGGACTGGGTGTTTCAGTATGATTACACTTACGAAAAGCTGACCGAACATTTCCAAACCGCTAATCTTAAGGGCTTTGGCATCGAAAACCTGGAGCAGGGCATCATCGCTGCAGGTGCCATCCTTTACTATCTGGAAGAGACCGAGCACAAGGAAGTCAAGCATATTGCAGCGATTTCCCGGATTGCCGAGGAGAAATTTGTCTGGCTGGACAAGTTCACCATTCGAAACCTGGAGTTGGTTTATCCACAGCAGGATGGAGGGGTGCCGCTGATCCAAATCCTCGACCAGACGGTAACGCCGATGGGCTCCCGCATGATGAAAAAATGGATGGTATTGCCCCTTAAGGAAAAGGCACCCATCGAAGAGCGGCTGAAAGTCGTGGACCATTTCCATGCAGAGCAGGACCTGGCCGAAGAAATCCTCAGTCACCTGAAACACATTGGTGACTTGGAAAGGCTGATTTCCAAAGTCGCCGTGGCACGGATCAATCCCCGTGAGATGAACCAGCTGAAAAAAGCCCTGAAAAACAGCCTTCCCATTAAGGAATTGCTCAAAAAGCAAAAGAACCCTTCCCTCAAAAAGCTGGGCGACCAGATCAACGCCTGTGAATTCTTGCTGGAAAAAATCGACAAGGAGCTCAAGGAAGATGCGCCCATGCTGACCCATCAGGGGAATATCATCTGTGATGGTGTGGACGCCGAGCTGGACGAATACCGCAAGCTATCTACTTCTGGGAAGGATTACCTGGTACAGATCCAGCAGCGGGAAATTCAGCGCACGGGCATCAGCTCCCTGAAAATCGCTTACAATAAAGTCTTCGGCTATTACCTGGAAGTGTCCAATACCCATAAGGACAAAGTACCACCCGAATGGATCAGAAAGCAAACCTTGGTCAATGCTGAGCGGTACATCACGGAAGAGCTGAAGGAATACGAAGATAAAATCCTCCATGCCGAAGAAAAGCTCGTGGTGCTGGAGCATAAATATTTCAATTTGCTGGTGCAAAGTGCCGTGGAATACGTCACCCAAATCCAAGAAAATGCCCGGATTTTGGCCACCGTGGACTGTTTGCTGTCTTTTGCCATCGTCGCCAGCCAAAATGGCTATTGCCGGCCAAAAGTCGCCGATACGGACAGCCTGGAAATTAGAGATGGCCGTCATCCCGTGATCGAAAAGCAACTGCCCATCGGGGAAGATTACGTGCCCAATGACATCTACCTCGATAACAGCACCCAGCAGATCATCATCATCACAGGCCCCAATATGGCCGGTAAGTCGGCACTGCTTCGCCAGACCGCACTGATTGTACTGATGGCGCAAATGGGAAGTTTTGTGCCCGCCTCGTATGCGCGAATAGGCATTATCGACAAGGTGTTTACACGGGTAGGAGCATCGGATAATCTTTCCAAAGGGGAATCCACTTTTATGGTAGAAATGACCGAAACGGCCAGCATCCTGAACAACCTCTCTGATCGCAGCTTGGTGCTGATGGATGAAATCGGCCGTGGTACGTCCACCTATGATGGGATTTCCATCGCTTGGTCCATCGTGGAATTCCTTCACAACCATCCGAAGTTCAATGCCAAAACACTGTTTGCGACACATTACCACGAGCTCAATCAGTTGGCGGAGGATTTTCCAAAGGTGAAAAACTTCAATGTATCCGTGAAAGAGGTGGCCGACAAAGTCATCTTTATGCGAAAACTAAAAGAAGGCGGCAGTGAGCATAGCTTTGGGATCCATGTGGCACAAATGGCCGGGATGCCTAACCCGGTAGTCTTACGTGCTTCGGAGATCATGGGGCATCTGGAAAAGGACAAGGACATGAACCAACAAAAGGAAAAGATGAATGATGTGCCTAAAAACAACTTCCAGCTGAGTCTTTTTGAGATCGACCCGAAGTTCAAGGAGGCTCAGGAATTATTGGACAGCATAGACATCAACACCATTTCCCCCGTGGAAGCCTTGCTAAAACTCAATGAAATCAAGAAAAAACTGGATTAA
- a CDS encoding RNA methyltransferase, protein MKKLSMDELNRLSVEEFKSSDKIPLVIVLDNIRSLNNVGSAFRTSDAFRIQKIYLCGITGTPPHRDIQKTALGATESVEWEHVANTVEAIDRLKELDFTICSLEQVEGSTMLNTFHPEAEKKYALVFGNEVFGVEEEVIHASDHILEIPQMGTKHSLNISVSMGIAIWDFVSKLGVLNGDT, encoded by the coding sequence ATGAAAAAATTAAGCATGGACGAGCTTAACCGACTGTCCGTCGAGGAATTTAAATCATCCGATAAAATTCCATTGGTCATCGTACTGGACAATATCCGTAGTCTGAACAATGTGGGCTCGGCATTTCGGACTTCCGATGCATTCCGTATCCAGAAAATATACCTCTGTGGCATTACCGGCACGCCGCCCCACCGCGATATCCAAAAAACCGCACTGGGTGCTACCGAATCAGTAGAATGGGAACACGTAGCGAATACTGTGGAAGCTATCGACAGGCTGAAAGAACTGGATTTTACCATCTGTTCCTTGGAGCAAGTGGAAGGCAGTACAATGCTGAACACATTTCATCCCGAAGCAGAAAAAAAATATGCGTTGGTTTTTGGCAATGAAGTCTTTGGCGTCGAGGAAGAAGTCATCCACGCCAGTGACCATATCCTCGAAATCCCCCAAATGGGCACCAAACATTCCCTGAACATTTCCGTGAGCATGGGCATTGCCATCTGGGATTTTGTCTCTAAGCTCGGAGTGCTGAATGGGGATACGTAG
- a CDS encoding radical SAM/SPASM domain-containing protein yields MTAATVKSKFILAKAFLRYLTWKKIMNVFWLYGSFYWSRLVKAPHMRGLPTALSVEPTTGCNLRCPECPSGLRSFTRPTGMLDKSLYQKIIRESAGHLSYLHLYFQGEPFLHPALLDLVKYADDRKIFTATSTNAHFLNEKTVPKILASGLKQLIVSVDGASQGVYQQYRIGGNLERVKAGIKLLISERKAAGKQFPQVIFQFLVTGKNEHELPAIRELSTSLQVDELQLKTAQIYGFEDGSELIPSDLRYSRYLPQQNGKWKLKKPIQNKCWRMWQGAVVTWDGEMVPCCFDKDASHKMGNLAVQDIGQIWQTGRYHAFRKQLLRDRSQIAICKNCSE; encoded by the coding sequence ATGACAGCAGCGACGGTAAAAAGTAAGTTTATTTTGGCCAAGGCATTTCTGCGCTACCTGACGTGGAAAAAAATCATGAACGTATTTTGGTTGTACGGTTCTTTTTATTGGTCCAGGCTAGTGAAAGCCCCCCATATGCGTGGACTACCCACGGCCCTGTCCGTGGAGCCTACCACTGGCTGTAACCTTCGATGTCCGGAGTGTCCTTCAGGGTTGAGGAGTTTTACCAGGCCCACTGGAATGCTGGACAAGTCGCTGTACCAAAAAATCATTCGTGAGAGTGCCGGTCACCTGTCGTACCTTCATCTTTATTTTCAGGGGGAACCTTTTTTGCACCCTGCACTATTGGATTTGGTAAAGTATGCGGATGATCGGAAGATTTTTACGGCTACCTCCACCAATGCCCACTTTCTCAATGAAAAGACAGTTCCAAAAATCCTTGCCTCCGGACTCAAACAGCTGATCGTATCGGTGGACGGCGCATCACAAGGCGTCTATCAGCAATACCGTATTGGCGGAAACCTGGAGCGGGTAAAAGCGGGAATAAAATTGCTTATATCAGAGCGGAAAGCAGCAGGTAAGCAGTTTCCCCAAGTGATTTTCCAATTTCTCGTCACAGGAAAAAACGAGCACGAGCTGCCTGCTATTAGGGAACTGTCCACTAGCCTCCAGGTGGACGAACTCCAACTGAAGACCGCCCAAATCTACGGATTCGAAGACGGTTCCGAACTCATTCCTTCAGACCTCCGGTATTCCAGGTACCTCCCACAGCAAAATGGCAAATGGAAACTCAAAAAGCCCATTCAGAACAAGTGCTGGAGAATGTGGCAAGGGGCAGTTGTCACCTGGGATGGTGAGATGGTGCCATGCTGCTTCGATAAAGATGCCAGCCACAAAATGGGAAATCTCGCTGTACAGGATATCGGTCAAATTTGGCAGACAGGAAGGTACCATGCTTTTAGAAAGCAGCTCTTAAGAGACAGGAGCCAAATCGCCATTTGTAAAAACTGTTCCGAATAA
- a CDS encoding DUF4221 family protein: protein MALQHGLLSGAERSPCRNTCIDISYSLDLGQDNTTWFCQASAPTLLSIEIPGGRSKRSASFFFQYTAGLVLISNSAINELFVYDTQKDSLHHHKYESQITPNQQERVGKAIVDSQEEFQEIAKGIGSKLNFFRPLYDPEKHLYYRLTSHRDNVNKSTWDYVLTVFDNNLNMISENEIEEFPRIWGPSFVKNNMIYYAANIEDELAFVRAAISEE, encoded by the coding sequence ATGGCCTTACAACACGGGCTCCTGAGCGGAGCCGAAAGAAGCCCATGTAGGAATACATGTATTGATATAAGCTATTCACTGGATTTAGGCCAAGATAATACAACATGGTTTTGCCAAGCCTCTGCCCCGACATTATTAAGCATTGAGATACCAGGAGGTAGATCAAAGCGATCGGCCAGTTTTTTCTTTCAATATACCGCTGGGCTTGTACTTATTTCCAATTCTGCGATCAATGAACTATTTGTTTATGATACCCAAAAGGACTCACTTCACCACCATAAGTATGAGAGCCAAATCACACCAAACCAACAGGAAAGAGTAGGTAAAGCAATTGTAGATTCGCAAGAGGAGTTTCAAGAAATTGCTAAAGGAATTGGGAGTAAGTTGAATTTTTTCCGACCCCTCTATGATCCTGAAAAACACCTTTATTACCGTCTCACCTCTCACAGAGATAATGTAAACAAATCCACATGGGATTATGTATTGACAGTTTTTGACAATAATCTGAATATGATCTCAGAAAATGAAATAGAGGAGTTTCCTCGTATTTGGGGGCCTTCTTTCGTAAAAAACAACATGATATATTACGCTGCCAATATAGAGGACGAACTGGCCTTTGTCCGAGCAGCAATATCGGAAGAATAA